In the Geobacter sp. FeAm09 genome, one interval contains:
- a CDS encoding Dabb family protein, translated as MITHIVFFKLSDASPESLAVTREKLLSMQGNVPQLRHLEAGIDVIRSERSYDIALVTKFDSLDDLEAYQIHPYHAGEVLPHMRSVCSSIVAVDYRD; from the coding sequence ATGATCACCCATATCGTTTTTTTCAAGCTGTCCGACGCGAGCCCTGAAAGTCTTGCGGTTACCCGGGAAAAACTGCTCAGCATGCAGGGTAACGTCCCCCAACTGCGCCACCTGGAGGCCGGCATCGATGTCATCCGCTCCGAACGCTCCTATGACATCGCCCTGGTGACGAAGTTCGACTCCCTGGACGACCTCGAGGCCTACCAGATCCACCCCTACCATGCCGGAGAGGTGCTCCCCCATATGAGGTCGGTATGCTCCTCCATCGTCGCCGTCGATTACCGGGACTGA
- a CDS encoding AAA family ATPase yields MPEKLLIPSVEMRLGSLLEFNRKRDMEASSPAKHKKRQTITISREFGCEAYPMAERLREIMEKKHGEPWVLLDKGLLDEVAQDHHLSANVLNSLGEKSRFLDEILATFSSRWKSEKDHFRVLCRHVLSLAEQGNVIIVGRGSSIVTQPLKNCFHFRLFASPGFKVRSIAHRMGVEAEEAEKIIAKQQKQRDNFIRDFLDRDARDLGFYHLVLNNDKNSVDTMARTIAEYVTAL; encoded by the coding sequence ATGCCGGAAAAACTCTTGATACCGTCCGTGGAAATGAGGCTCGGCTCCTTGCTGGAGTTCAACCGCAAGCGTGACATGGAGGCATCATCCCCCGCCAAACACAAAAAGCGGCAGACCATCACCATCTCACGGGAGTTCGGCTGCGAGGCATACCCCATGGCGGAACGCCTGCGGGAGATCATGGAGAAGAAGCACGGCGAACCGTGGGTGTTGCTGGACAAAGGGCTGCTCGACGAGGTCGCCCAGGACCACCACCTGTCCGCCAACGTGCTGAACAGCCTGGGAGAGAAGAGCCGTTTCCTGGACGAGATCCTGGCCACGTTCTCTTCACGCTGGAAAAGCGAGAAGGACCATTTCCGGGTACTGTGCCGCCATGTGCTTTCCCTGGCGGAACAGGGCAACGTGATCATCGTGGGCCGGGGCAGCTCGATTGTCACCCAGCCCCTGAAAAACTGCTTCCATTTCCGCCTGTTCGCCTCACCGGGGTTCAAGGTGCGCTCCATAGCGCACCGGATGGGGGTTGAGGCCGAAGAGGCCGAAAAAATCATCGCCAAACAGCAGAAGCAGCGGGACAACTTCATCCGCGACTTTCTGGACCGGGATGCCCGCGACCTGGGCTTTTACCACCTGGTGCTCAACAACGACAAGAACAGTGTGGACACCATGGCCCGCACCATTGCGGAGTATGTGACGGCCCTGTAG